The following proteins are encoded in a genomic region of Actinomadura sp. NAK00032:
- a CDS encoding roadblock/LC7 domain-containing protein, which translates to MTQQGVAAELNFLLDDLVDRVPQIRKVVVLSRDGLVMGKSRGVGREDGEYLAALAAGFHSLAIGAKPQLESGEIRQTLIEMDQGLFFVVPAGTNSCLALLSEVGANAGLVAYEMTMLVKRVGRQLSTGLRQGAAGPGPR; encoded by the coding sequence ATGACCCAGCAGGGAGTCGCCGCCGAGCTCAACTTCCTCCTCGACGACCTCGTCGACCGGGTTCCGCAGATCCGCAAGGTCGTGGTGCTGTCGCGGGACGGGCTGGTGATGGGCAAGTCGCGCGGCGTCGGCCGCGAGGACGGCGAGTACCTCGCGGCGCTCGCCGCCGGGTTCCACAGCCTCGCGATCGGCGCGAAGCCGCAGCTGGAGTCCGGCGAGATCCGGCAGACGCTCATCGAGATGGACCAGGGCCTGTTCTTCGTGGTGCCCGCCGGGACCAACAGCTGCCTGGCGCTGCTCAGTGAGGTCGGCGCGAACGCGGGCCTCGTCGCCTACGAGATGACGATGCTGGTCAAGCGCGTCGGGCGGCAGCTGTCCACCGGACTCAGGCAGGGCGCCGCCGGCCCCGGACCCAGGTGA
- a CDS encoding DUF742 domain-containing protein has protein sequence MDPSDVPGAPRGPGREWGRERWLDAAAGPIVRPYAVTRGRTRPTGEPLDIVAILVATGRRPADPGRLSRQQRRLLALCRRPHALADLASDLSLPLGVIRVLAGDLIDSGLVDVQRWSTPSSPTGQPAAVPPHTDQNLLRMVLDELRAL, from the coding sequence ATGGACCCCAGCGACGTGCCCGGAGCTCCCCGGGGTCCCGGGCGGGAATGGGGCCGGGAGCGGTGGCTCGACGCCGCCGCCGGGCCCATCGTCCGCCCCTACGCGGTGACGCGCGGCCGGACCCGGCCGACCGGCGAGCCGCTCGACATCGTGGCGATCCTCGTCGCGACCGGGCGGCGGCCGGCCGATCCGGGCCGGCTGTCGCGCCAGCAGCGCCGGCTGCTGGCGCTGTGCCGCCGCCCGCACGCCCTCGCCGACCTCGCCTCGGACCTGAGCCTGCCGCTCGGCGTGATCCGGGTGCTGGCCGGCGACCTGATCGACTCGGGCCTCGTGGACGTCCAGCGGTGGTCCACGCCGTCCTCGCCGACCGGGCAGCCGGCGGCGGTCCCCCCGCACACCGACCAGAACCTGCTCAGGATGGTGCTCGATGAACTCCGTGCACTCTGA
- a CDS encoding ATP/GTP-binding protein, with amino-acid sequence MNSVHSDSPPPAAAEPADDREDGPRVALKILVAGGFGVGKTTLVGAVSEIRPLRTEAALTDAGVGVDDLDGVAAKTTTTVAMDFGRITLRDGVAIYLFGTPGQERFWFMWNELSRGALGAVVLADTRRLMASFASIDYFERKGTPFVVAVNCFDDADRYDPAEIQTALDIDPHVPVLLCDARRTVSAKQVLVSLVEHALRLAGGASPRRAG; translated from the coding sequence ATGAACTCCGTGCACTCTGATTCACCGCCCCCCGCCGCCGCCGAGCCCGCCGACGACCGGGAGGACGGCCCGCGCGTGGCGCTGAAGATCCTCGTCGCCGGCGGGTTCGGCGTCGGGAAGACGACGCTGGTGGGCGCGGTCAGCGAGATCCGGCCGCTGCGCACCGAGGCGGCGCTGACCGACGCGGGCGTCGGCGTCGACGACCTCGACGGCGTCGCCGCCAAGACCACCACGACGGTGGCGATGGACTTCGGCCGCATCACGCTGCGCGACGGCGTCGCGATCTACCTGTTCGGGACGCCGGGCCAGGAGCGGTTCTGGTTCATGTGGAACGAGCTGTCGCGGGGCGCGCTCGGCGCGGTCGTGCTCGCCGACACGCGGCGGCTGATGGCGAGCTTCGCCTCGATCGACTACTTCGAGCGGAAGGGGACGCCGTTCGTCGTCGCGGTGAACTGCTTCGACGACGCCGACCGGTACGACCCGGCGGAGATCCAGACGGCCCTGGACATCGACCCGCACGTGCCCGTCCTGCTGTGCGACGCGCGCCGGACGGTGTCGGCGAAGCAGGTGCTGGTGTCGCTGGTCGAGCACGCGCTGCGGCTCGCCGGCGGGGCGAGCCCCCGCCGGGCCGGCTGA
- a CDS encoding helix-turn-helix domain-containing protein yields MTIALEGHFADRDAWSMQNCPVARTLAALGPPSAVLVLSEAFFGTNRFGDFVRNLGMTESAVTARLRHLVKAGLLTREPYQEPGQRTRYEYHLTKMGLDLAPTLVSLMEWGETYLPHEEGRQVMLTHARCGERVSAQVRCADGHDVGVDEIIMGPPATEEE; encoded by the coding sequence GTGACAATCGCACTTGAGGGGCACTTCGCCGACCGCGACGCGTGGTCGATGCAGAACTGCCCGGTCGCCCGGACCCTCGCCGCGCTCGGCCCGCCGTCGGCGGTGCTGGTGCTCAGCGAGGCGTTCTTCGGGACCAATCGTTTCGGCGACTTCGTGCGCAACCTCGGCATGACCGAGTCCGCCGTCACCGCCCGCCTGCGCCACCTCGTCAAGGCGGGGCTGCTCACCCGGGAGCCGTACCAGGAGCCCGGCCAGCGCACGCGCTACGAGTACCACCTGACGAAGATGGGCCTGGACCTCGCGCCCACCCTCGTCAGCCTCATGGAGTGGGGCGAGACCTACCTGCCCCACGAGGAGGGGCGCCAGGTCATGCTGACCCACGCCCGCTGCGGCGAGCGCGTCTCGGCGCAGGTCCGATGCGCGGACGGCCACGACGTCGGGGTGGACGAGATCATCATGGGCCCGCCGGCCACCGAGGAGGAGTAA
- a CDS encoding MFS transporter: protein MVEQSQVRTGPVLAVLSVASFMAGLDLFIVNVAFDDIGRDFAGTPMADLSWVLNGYAIVFAALLVPLGRLADRYGRKAGLILGLTVFTVASQACAAAPDLWWLVGFRVLQAAGAAALIPTSLGLLLSAFPAARRGGAVRIWSAASALAAAAGPAVGGVLVDVSWRWVFEVNVPIGIAAVLLAARLVPDSREGATARVPDLSGTAVLTAAIALLALGLVKINDWPAEHTVLVVGAALLGLAWFWLRSLRHPAPVIEPALLAVRTFFWSNATVLLFTVAFAANLLLGVLWMQQVWHYSPIRTGLAVAPGPLMVPVMALVAGRLAAARVPVGLITAVGCMLCAFGVVMIAMSLGPAPAYATQLLPGWLIGGTGVGLALPTILSAAAVELPPHRYATGSAVVNMSRQIGTVLGVSLAVAALGTPRGWPDAHAAYTNAWLMVGGFMVIAAIAALGMTPRRLQPSPTTVPEPEKEVVAGT, encoded by the coding sequence ATGGTGGAACAAAGTCAGGTACGCACCGGTCCCGTCCTCGCGGTGCTCTCCGTCGCCTCCTTCATGGCGGGCCTCGACCTGTTCATCGTCAACGTGGCCTTCGACGACATCGGCCGCGACTTCGCCGGCACCCCGATGGCCGACCTGTCCTGGGTGCTCAACGGGTACGCGATCGTGTTCGCCGCACTGCTCGTCCCGCTCGGCCGGCTCGCCGACCGGTACGGGCGCAAGGCCGGGCTCATCCTCGGCCTGACCGTCTTCACCGTCGCCTCCCAGGCATGCGCCGCCGCGCCCGACCTGTGGTGGCTCGTCGGCTTCCGCGTACTCCAGGCCGCCGGCGCCGCCGCGCTCATCCCCACCAGCCTCGGCCTGCTGCTGTCGGCCTTCCCCGCGGCCCGGCGCGGCGGCGCCGTGCGGATCTGGTCCGCCGCCTCCGCGCTCGCCGCGGCGGCCGGCCCCGCGGTCGGCGGCGTCCTGGTGGACGTCTCCTGGCGCTGGGTGTTCGAGGTCAACGTCCCCATCGGGATCGCCGCGGTGCTGCTCGCGGCGCGGCTCGTCCCCGACTCCCGCGAGGGCGCCACCGCCCGCGTCCCCGACCTGTCCGGCACCGCGGTGCTGACCGCCGCGATCGCGCTGCTCGCGCTCGGCCTGGTGAAGATCAACGACTGGCCCGCCGAGCACACCGTCCTCGTGGTGGGCGCCGCGCTGCTCGGCCTCGCCTGGTTCTGGCTGCGCTCGCTGCGGCACCCCGCCCCGGTCATCGAGCCCGCGCTGCTCGCCGTCCGCACCTTCTTCTGGTCGAACGCGACCGTCCTGCTGTTCACCGTCGCGTTCGCCGCCAACCTCCTGCTCGGCGTGCTGTGGATGCAGCAGGTCTGGCACTACTCGCCCATCAGGACCGGGCTCGCCGTCGCACCCGGCCCGCTGATGGTGCCCGTCATGGCGCTCGTCGCCGGCCGGCTGGCCGCCGCCCGCGTCCCCGTCGGCCTGATCACCGCCGTCGGGTGCATGCTGTGCGCGTTCGGCGTCGTCATGATCGCGATGAGCCTCGGCCCGGCACCGGCCTACGCCACGCAGCTGCTGCCGGGCTGGCTCATCGGCGGGACGGGCGTCGGCCTCGCCCTCCCCACCATCCTGTCGGCCGCCGCCGTCGAACTGCCGCCGCACCGCTACGCCACCGGCAGCGCCGTGGTGAACATGAGCCGGCAGATCGGCACCGTCCTCGGCGTCAGCCTCGCCGTCGCCGCCCTCGGCACCCCCCGCGGCTGGCCCGACGCCCACGCCGCCTACACCAACGCCTGGCTGATGGTCGGCGGGTTCATGGTGATCGCAGCGATCGCCGCCCTTGGCATGACCCCGCGCCGCCTCCAGCCCTCCCCGACAACCGTCCCCGAGCCAGAGAAGGAAGTGGTCGCCGGCACCTGA
- a CDS encoding DUF2231 domain-containing protein, whose amino-acid sequence MDDPQRQSKHPVSALAGGYGHPLHPVLVTVPIGAWVGSLVFDAASHLVDDPDFLAQGSLWLIGLGIAGALAAAATGFLDLLAVPPGTRAFRTALVHMSLNLAVTAAYAGGFGWRYGDVTGPVTPGPIALSAVSLAALAVSGFLGGRLAYRYGVRVADEQTQSEGFARTSRPTADRGENT is encoded by the coding sequence ATGGACGATCCGCAGCGGCAGTCGAAACACCCGGTGAGCGCGCTCGCCGGCGGCTACGGCCACCCCCTGCACCCGGTCCTCGTGACCGTGCCGATCGGGGCGTGGGTGGGCAGCCTGGTGTTCGACGCCGCCTCGCACCTGGTCGACGACCCGGACTTCCTGGCCCAGGGCTCGCTGTGGCTCATCGGGCTGGGCATCGCGGGGGCGCTCGCCGCCGCCGCGACCGGGTTCCTCGACCTGCTCGCCGTCCCGCCGGGGACGCGCGCCTTCCGCACCGCGCTGGTCCACATGTCCCTCAACCTCGCCGTCACGGCCGCCTACGCGGGCGGCTTCGGCTGGCGCTACGGGGACGTCACCGGACCCGTCACACCCGGCCCGATCGCCCTGTCCGCCGTGTCGCTGGCGGCCCTGGCCGTGTCCGGCTTCCTGGGCGGCAGGCTCGCCTACCGCTACGGCGTCCGCGTCGCCGACGAGCAGACCCAGTCCGAGGGCTTCGCCCGCACATCCCGTCCCACCGCCGACCGAGGAGAGAACACATGA
- a CDS encoding metalloregulator ArsR/SmtB family transcription factor: protein MTSDSAGLEAAAILSDDLRRRMYAFIRAARAPVTRDEAAASVGISRKLAAFHLDKLVDAGLLCARYANPSGVRRVGRAPKVYEPSGIDVRVSIPQREHGLLAGILLDAVRGQEPGESGQDAALRAAGERGRALGEAERRPVRGGRLGTERALTRAQEVLERHGFEPERESPERLRLRNCPFHPMAADDPGLVCGVNHAFLSGVVDGLGASGVQATLAPAEGYCCVEFGPRDE from the coding sequence GTGACTTCGGACTCCGCCGGGCTGGAGGCCGCCGCGATCCTCAGCGACGACCTGCGGCGCCGGATGTACGCGTTCATCCGCGCGGCGAGGGCGCCGGTGACCCGGGACGAGGCGGCGGCGAGCGTCGGCATCTCCCGGAAGCTGGCCGCCTTCCACCTCGACAAGCTCGTGGACGCCGGGCTGCTGTGCGCCCGCTACGCCAACCCGTCCGGCGTCCGGCGGGTGGGCCGGGCGCCCAAGGTGTACGAGCCGTCCGGGATCGACGTGCGGGTCAGCATCCCGCAGCGCGAGCACGGGCTGCTCGCGGGCATCCTGCTGGACGCCGTGCGCGGGCAGGAGCCGGGGGAGAGCGGGCAGGACGCGGCGCTGCGGGCCGCCGGCGAGCGGGGCCGCGCGCTGGGCGAGGCGGAGCGCCGGCCCGTCCGGGGCGGGCGGCTGGGCACCGAGCGCGCACTCACCCGGGCGCAGGAGGTCCTGGAGCGGCACGGGTTCGAGCCGGAGCGGGAGAGCCCCGAGCGGCTGCGGCTGCGCAACTGCCCGTTCCACCCCATGGCGGCGGACGATCCGGGCCTGGTGTGCGGGGTGAACCACGCGTTCCTGTCCGGTGTGGTGGACGGTCTCGGCGCGTCCGGCGTCCAGGCGACGCTCGCCCCGGCCGAGGGTTACTGCTGCGTCGAGTTCGGCCCGCGCGACGAGTGA
- a CDS encoding DUF3040 domain-containing protein, protein MSLPLHESRVLALIEMGLCRDDRELAARFAMFNRLAAGDPPPRREDLEPSRRLCWILTAVLVVSVAALGAVAAAVAG, encoded by the coding sequence ATGAGCCTGCCGTTGCACGAGAGCCGCGTTCTCGCGCTCATCGAGATGGGACTGTGCCGGGACGACCGGGAGCTGGCGGCCCGGTTCGCGATGTTCAACCGGCTGGCGGCGGGTGATCCGCCGCCGCGCCGGGAGGATCTCGAACCGAGCCGGCGGCTGTGCTGGATCCTGACGGCGGTGCTCGTGGTGTCGGTCGCCGCCCTGGGCGCGGTCGCCGCCGCGGTGGCCGGCTAG
- a CDS encoding MarR family winged helix-turn-helix transcriptional regulator, producing the protein MQQLSQEEFTALLAFRTGLRRYLRWSEEAARGAGLTPAQHQLLLAVKGHGGARPPTIGDLADYLLLRHHSAVELINRAEHGGLVVRERDPDDNRVMRVRLTGAAERVLADLTRVHIAELRDLAPILDRLSAELKTLEEG; encoded by the coding sequence GTGCAGCAGCTCAGCCAGGAGGAGTTCACCGCGCTGCTCGCCTTCCGCACCGGGCTGCGCCGCTATCTCCGCTGGAGCGAGGAGGCGGCGCGCGGCGCCGGGCTGACGCCGGCCCAGCACCAGCTGCTGCTCGCCGTCAAGGGGCACGGCGGCGCGCGCCCGCCCACGATCGGGGACCTCGCCGACTACCTGCTGCTGCGCCACCACAGCGCCGTCGAGCTGATCAACCGCGCCGAGCACGGCGGCCTCGTCGTCCGCGAGCGCGACCCGGACGACAACCGGGTGATGCGGGTGCGGCTGACCGGCGCCGCCGAGCGCGTCCTGGCCGACCTGACCCGCGTGCACATCGCGGAACTGCGCGACCTCGCGCCGATCCTGGACCGCCTGAGCGCCGAGCTGAAAACCCTCGAAGAGGGCTAG
- a CDS encoding glutamate ABC transporter substrate-binding protein, whose amino-acid sequence MGRGRVLGAVVLAAGLLAGCGQSGEESLLDKSTLVVGVRPDLPGLGLRHSDGRFEGFDIDVARYVGKRLGKKIEFVQVLASERLPALTSGRADLVLATLSVTPERKTRVAFAGPYYMSYQDVLVRTDMRDIKGVRDLSGRRFCAVEGADPIQRLRALSGMTARTVPAKSYDECMRMIKARTVDAITTNDVILAGLIRREGGGFRLVNARISEQNTGIGIRQGDTDGCEALNRVITRMYQDGTAARLMDKWFGGTGLDLSIIEVPQFEGCV is encoded by the coding sequence ATGGGCAGGGGGCGGGTGCTCGGGGCGGTGGTGCTGGCCGCAGGGCTGCTCGCTGGATGCGGGCAGAGCGGTGAGGAGTCGCTGCTCGACAAGTCGACGCTGGTGGTCGGGGTGCGGCCGGACCTGCCGGGGCTGGGGCTGCGGCACTCCGACGGCCGGTTCGAGGGGTTCGACATCGACGTGGCCCGGTACGTCGGGAAGCGGCTCGGGAAGAAGATCGAGTTCGTCCAGGTGCTGGCGTCCGAACGGCTTCCGGCGCTGACGTCGGGCCGGGCCGATCTCGTCCTCGCGACGCTGTCGGTGACGCCCGAGCGCAAGACGCGCGTCGCGTTCGCGGGCCCGTACTACATGTCCTACCAGGACGTCCTCGTGCGGACGGACATGCGCGACATCAAGGGCGTGCGCGACCTGAGCGGGCGCCGGTTCTGCGCCGTCGAGGGCGCGGACCCGATCCAGCGGCTCCGCGCCCTGAGCGGCATGACGGCGCGGACCGTCCCCGCCAAGAGCTACGACGAGTGCATGCGCATGATCAAGGCGCGGACGGTGGACGCCATCACCACCAACGACGTGATCCTCGCCGGGCTCATCCGGCGCGAGGGCGGCGGCTTCCGGCTGGTGAACGCGCGGATCAGCGAGCAGAACACCGGCATCGGGATCCGCCAGGGCGACACCGACGGCTGCGAGGCGCTCAACCGCGTCATCACCCGGATGTACCAGGACGGCACCGCGGCGCGGCTGATGGACAAGTGGTTCGGCGGCACCGGCCTCGACCTGTCGATCATCGAGGTGCCGCAGTTCGAGGGCTGCGTCTAG